One Paenibacillus sp. FSL H7-0737 DNA segment encodes these proteins:
- a CDS encoding cupin domain-containing protein: MTQKEISPLVELLGLQPHVEGGWYKRLWNSEFEIPQEVLGDSYSGSRHSASSIYFLLHEGEQSDWHTVLSDEVWFWHSGSPIVLSLGGNGDKPEDVQEVILGLDIAAGQQPQVVVPAGVWQAARPLGSEPVLVSCIVSPEFHFDDFKLIEK, encoded by the coding sequence GTGACACAAAAAGAAATCTCACCGTTAGTTGAACTGCTCGGATTACAACCCCATGTTGAGGGCGGTTGGTACAAAAGACTTTGGAACTCCGAATTTGAAATTCCGCAGGAAGTGCTTGGGGATAGCTATTCCGGATCGCGCCATTCGGCATCTTCGATTTATTTTTTGCTACACGAGGGGGAACAATCTGATTGGCATACTGTTTTGTCCGATGAAGTTTGGTTCTGGCATTCCGGTAGTCCAATAGTGCTTAGTCTCGGAGGTAATGGAGATAAGCCTGAGGATGTGCAGGAAGTTATTCTGGGTCTCGATATTGCTGCAGGTCAACAGCCGCAGGTCGTAGTTCCAGCAGGCGTATGGCAGGCGGCTCGTCCGTTAGGATCAGAACCAGTACTGGTATCCTGTATCGTTTCTCCTGAATTCCATTTTGATGATTTCAAACTGATTGAGAAATAA
- a CDS encoding SPFH domain-containing protein, with the protein MEWAIISIILVVVVVFVALTIKIVPQQRVGVVERLGKFNRLLTPGLNILIPVIDQVRTYHDLRIQQANVPPQTVITKDNVQVQIDTIIFYQVVGPEEATYGISDYVYGVRNISTATMRQIIGKLELDETLSGREKISTDIRLALDEATEKWGVRIERVEVIDIKPPLDIQEAMDKQMKAERSKRAIVLEAEAAKQDMILRAEGDKQSKILKAEGDKEARIRQAEGSRQAQELEAHGEAKAIQAVAEAEKSRIELIRSAGLDEHVLAYRSFEALAEIAKGPANKVFLPTSAVETLGSLGAIAEVFKASKDSK; encoded by the coding sequence ATGGAATGGGCAATTATTTCAATTATTCTAGTGGTAGTCGTAGTATTTGTGGCATTAACGATCAAAATCGTACCACAACAACGGGTAGGTGTAGTGGAACGTCTGGGTAAATTCAATCGTCTACTGACGCCGGGTCTGAACATTCTGATACCTGTGATTGATCAGGTGCGTACTTACCATGATCTAAGGATTCAACAAGCGAATGTGCCTCCGCAAACGGTGATCACGAAGGATAACGTGCAGGTGCAGATCGACACGATTATTTTCTATCAGGTAGTGGGACCAGAGGAAGCTACGTATGGCATTTCCGATTATGTATATGGGGTAAGAAACATTTCAACGGCAACTATGCGGCAAATTATTGGTAAGCTGGAATTGGATGAAACGCTGTCTGGGCGTGAAAAAATCTCAACTGATATTCGTCTGGCGCTTGATGAGGCTACAGAGAAGTGGGGCGTAAGAATCGAGCGTGTGGAAGTCATCGATATCAAGCCGCCGCTCGATATTCAAGAAGCAATGGATAAGCAGATGAAAGCAGAGCGGAGCAAACGGGCGATTGTTTTGGAAGCGGAAGCTGCCAAGCAAGATATGATCCTGCGTGCTGAAGGGGATAAGCAGAGCAAGATTCTGAAAGCGGAAGGCGACAAGGAAGCACGTATCCGCCAAGCAGAGGGTTCAAGACAAGCACAGGAGCTGGAAGCTCATGGTGAGGCGAAAGCAATTCAAGCCGTGGCTGAAGCAGAAAAATCACGCATTGAGCTGATTCGCTCAGCAGGTCTGGATGAGCATGTGCTCGCATATCGCTCCTTCGAGGCTCTGGCTGAAATCGCCAAAGGTCCTGCAAATAAAGTATTCTTGCCAACAAGCGCTGTTGAAACGCTGGGAAGTCTTGGGGCGATTGCTGAGGTATTCAAAGCGAGCAAGGATAGTAAATAG
- a CDS encoding NfeD family protein: MVVFWLIAAGVLFVVEMMTLTFYLLWLSIGALAAGVVSLIVPEAILFQVILGSLVALGLTIFSKPLVSKFRSSRGFKDTGTEIVGRQGVVIEPIEQGRYGQVKVGGDTWSASSDQSLGKDEVVRVVKRGTTIIEVERWGDMN, encoded by the coding sequence ATGGTTGTGTTTTGGTTGATCGCAGCCGGTGTCCTGTTTGTTGTAGAGATGATGACGCTTACTTTTTATCTGCTATGGCTTAGTATTGGTGCGTTGGCCGCAGGTGTGGTGTCGTTGATTGTTCCTGAAGCCATTTTGTTTCAGGTGATCCTCGGATCACTGGTCGCACTTGGTCTGACTATATTCTCGAAACCACTGGTTTCTAAATTTCGCAGTTCACGTGGGTTCAAGGATACAGGCACAGAAATCGTTGGCAGGCAAGGAGTCGTCATTGAGCCGATTGAGCAAGGGCGCTATGGGCAAGTGAAGGTAGGCGGAGATACGTGGAGCGCGAGCTCTGACCAGTCTTTGGGCAAGGACGAAGTAGTCAGAGTAGTGAAGAGAGGCACGACCATTATTGAAGTAGAACGATGGGGGGATATGAACTAA
- a CDS encoding glycosyl hydrolase family 18 protein, which translates to MIFTKKSSRKTFAIAMIAALVLTLFSALGSSAKTANAAQDYKLVGYYASWAAYGRAYNVSDIDPTKMNVINYAFADICWNGIHGNPDPTGPNPVTWSCQNEQAQTINVPNGTIVLGDPWIDTGKSFGDDKWDDPIKGNLKQLWKLKEKNPNLKTLISVGGWTWSNRFSDVAATAVTREVFANSAVDFIRKYKMDGVDLDWEYPVSGGLAGNSYRPEDKENYVLLLQKIREKLNAAGQTDGKTYLLTIASGAGPTYVNNNNLAGIASIVDWINIMTYDFNGSWNKTTGHNAPLYYDPAASASGLTEPQNFNVDKAVTSYLANGVPANKLVLGMGFYGRGWGGAPAAGNGQYQLSAGISSTGTWEKGSYDFYDLEANYINKNGYTRYWNDISKVPYLYNPTNQTYISYDDVESFGHKISYLKSKGLAGAMFWETSGDRNKTLTNKLNADLGGGVIQPTPTPTPTATATATPTPTATVTPTATPTPTVTPTPTATPGQCAAAWNQTAVYTGGQQVSYNGSVYEAKWWTQGDRPDLSGAAGVWKFINVCGTATPTPTATVAPTATPTPTATVTPTATVAPTATVAPTPGSSSWIVGIAYKTGDIVSYNAKTYTCLQPHTSLQGWEPATTPALWKLN; encoded by the coding sequence ATGATATTCACGAAAAAAAGTTCACGTAAGACCTTTGCGATCGCGATGATCGCCGCGCTTGTTCTTACACTTTTTTCAGCCCTGGGTAGTAGTGCCAAAACGGCCAACGCCGCACAGGATTATAAACTGGTTGGTTATTACGCTTCTTGGGCCGCTTACGGGCGGGCTTACAATGTATCAGATATCGATCCTACCAAAATGAATGTCATTAACTACGCCTTCGCAGATATTTGTTGGAATGGCATTCACGGCAACCCTGACCCTACCGGCCCTAATCCGGTAACATGGAGCTGTCAAAATGAGCAAGCACAGACCATTAACGTTCCGAACGGCACGATTGTTCTGGGTGACCCGTGGATTGACACCGGAAAGAGCTTCGGAGATGACAAATGGGATGACCCCATCAAAGGTAATCTGAAGCAGCTATGGAAGCTGAAAGAAAAGAACCCGAACCTGAAAACGTTGATCTCCGTTGGGGGCTGGACCTGGTCGAACCGTTTCTCGGATGTGGCGGCTACAGCCGTAACCCGTGAGGTTTTTGCCAACTCAGCGGTAGACTTTATTCGTAAATATAAAATGGACGGGGTCGATCTCGACTGGGAGTACCCAGTCAGCGGTGGGCTCGCAGGTAACAGTTATCGTCCCGAAGATAAGGAAAACTATGTACTTCTATTGCAAAAAATCCGTGAGAAGCTAAATGCTGCCGGTCAGACCGACGGCAAAACCTACCTGCTGACCATTGCTTCCGGTGCAGGACCGACGTACGTCAATAACAATAATCTTGCAGGTATTGCTTCCATTGTTGACTGGATCAATATTATGACCTATGACTTCAACGGGAGCTGGAATAAGACCACCGGTCACAATGCTCCTTTGTACTATGATCCAGCCGCTTCTGCATCAGGCCTGACCGAACCGCAAAATTTCAACGTCGATAAAGCGGTAACCAGCTATTTAGCCAATGGCGTACCGGCGAACAAGTTAGTGCTTGGTATGGGATTCTATGGCCGTGGTTGGGGGGGTGCTCCTGCCGCAGGAAATGGCCAATATCAATTGTCCGCTGGCATTTCGTCCACGGGTACATGGGAAAAGGGGAGTTATGACTTCTATGACCTCGAAGCTAATTACATTAACAAAAACGGCTATACCCGTTATTGGAATGACATTTCTAAAGTGCCTTATCTCTATAATCCAACGAACCAAACTTATATCAGCTATGACGACGTAGAATCTTTTGGCCATAAGATCAGTTATCTCAAATCAAAAGGCCTAGCGGGTGCCATGTTCTGGGAGACAAGTGGTGACCGGAACAAAACTCTGACCAACAAGCTGAACGCCGACCTTGGCGGAGGAGTGATACAGCCGACACCAACTCCGACACCAACCGCAACAGCAACAGCAACTCCAACACCAACGGCAACAGTAACTCCAACCGCAACTCCGACTCCTACGGTAACTCCAACGCCGACGGCTACTCCGGGACAATGCGCAGCGGCGTGGAACCAGACTGCCGTATATACTGGCGGCCAGCAAGTTTCTTACAACGGTTCAGTCTATGAAGCTAAATGGTGGACTCAAGGCGATCGTCCCGACCTTAGCGGTGCTGCTGGAGTCTGGAAATTCATCAACGTATGCGGGACAGCAACTCCGACTCCAACGGCAACAGTGGCACCAACCGCAACTCCAACACCAACGGCCACTGTAACACCGACAGCAACAGTAGCACCGACGGCAACTGTTGCACCGACCCCTGGGAGTTCTAGCTGGATTGTAGGAATCGCTTACAAAACGGGTGACATCGTTAGCTACAACGCCAAAACGTATACTTGCCTCCAGCCCCATACTTCACTTCAAGGCTGGGAACCGGCGACCACACCCGCACTCTGGAAGCTGAATTAA
- a CDS encoding glycosyl hydrolase family 18 protein, protein MNISTRNRRSKSARYIAALMSAIILLPLYTSAGGSSQVALAAGTTPTAPAPAADHPRKIVAYFPEWGDQENKGFYTVDKIPWGKITHINYAFAKVNPQTNKIDLMDRTAAIEKDYPDQLTNLPYKGHFNQLVKYKQLYPDVRTLISVGGWSGSGGFYNMANSEAGRETFANSVVDFLRTYQFNGVDIDWEYPSGTGQSGNPNDFGVAEPLRTVNYNNYVLLMKKLREKLDQAGTQDNQKYDLTIAATASSWILGGMKLGEANQYLDWANLMTYDFHGAWNGYVGPHSALYPDSRDTETAALGTPVLNTDWAVRYYLGTLPPEKIVIGVPYYSRGWKNVNGGINNTGLYGTAPTTGGGADGVYGIWNDPAPEQPAGANPIWHVLNLLKDPANKRYFDPVTKTPYLYNADKKVFLTYEDKESLGYKLDYIKQKGLGGMMFWELTGDYSEKSDGTYTYGNSLTDFAYDQLKTASLPGGTPKPQLPAPTNFSLSFSGAYDHPNYTYSLKITNNTGADISGGWKLEFDLPTTTTLTSAWGAGTVEQISTAWDFNRYRITGTASQTIANGATLEVPGMMKLNFSGGPQRITLNGSSSQQEYDKLYGGITPTPTPTPTATATPTPTATPTATPTATPTPKPTVTPTPTATIAPTPTPTVAPTPTPTIAPTPTPTVAPTPTPTTVPTSTPTVTPTPTATPSPGISAWAAGVAYKAGDKVSYNGLTYTCLQPHTSLLGWEPTATPALWKLN, encoded by the coding sequence ATGAATATAAGTACACGTAATAGGCGAAGTAAATCCGCACGCTACATTGCGGCCTTAATGAGCGCCATCATTCTGCTTCCACTTTACACAAGTGCAGGTGGATCGTCGCAAGTAGCCTTAGCAGCAGGGACGACGCCTACTGCTCCAGCTCCGGCTGCAGATCATCCGCGTAAAATTGTAGCTTACTTCCCGGAGTGGGGAGATCAGGAGAACAAAGGATTTTATACTGTCGACAAAATACCGTGGGGCAAAATCACTCACATTAACTATGCGTTCGCCAAGGTAAACCCTCAAACGAACAAGATTGATCTGATGGACCGTACAGCAGCTATCGAAAAAGACTACCCTGACCAATTAACTAATTTGCCGTATAAAGGACATTTTAATCAACTCGTAAAGTATAAGCAGTTATATCCCGATGTCCGCACCCTGATTTCGGTTGGTGGTTGGTCGGGTTCTGGTGGTTTTTATAACATGGCCAATTCGGAAGCTGGCCGCGAGACCTTTGCCAACAGTGTTGTAGATTTTCTACGTACCTACCAATTCAACGGTGTGGACATTGATTGGGAGTACCCATCCGGTACTGGTCAATCCGGTAACCCGAATGACTTCGGTGTGGCTGAGCCGCTGCGCACAGTGAATTACAACAACTATGTTCTCCTCATGAAAAAGCTTCGTGAAAAGCTGGATCAGGCAGGCACACAGGACAATCAGAAATATGACCTAACCATTGCCGCAACCGCCTCCTCTTGGATTCTGGGCGGAATGAAGCTAGGGGAAGCCAACCAGTATTTGGACTGGGCGAACCTTATGACCTATGATTTCCACGGCGCTTGGAATGGATATGTTGGGCCGCATTCCGCCCTGTACCCGGATTCTCGTGATACTGAAACAGCTGCGCTGGGCACTCCGGTTCTGAATACCGACTGGGCCGTTCGATACTATTTGGGTACGCTTCCTCCAGAAAAAATCGTCATTGGAGTTCCTTATTACTCACGTGGCTGGAAGAATGTAAATGGAGGCATCAACAACACCGGTCTTTATGGTACAGCTCCTACAACCGGAGGGGGAGCCGACGGCGTATACGGAATCTGGAATGATCCTGCACCAGAGCAGCCGGCCGGCGCAAATCCAATCTGGCATGTGCTGAATCTGCTCAAAGATCCAGCGAACAAACGTTATTTCGATCCCGTTACCAAAACCCCATACTTGTACAACGCTGACAAGAAGGTCTTTCTTACGTATGAAGATAAGGAGTCACTCGGCTACAAACTGGATTATATCAAGCAAAAAGGCTTGGGAGGGATGATGTTCTGGGAACTGACCGGCGACTACTCTGAAAAGAGTGATGGCACTTACACGTATGGCAACTCGTTGACCGATTTTGCCTATGACCAGCTTAAGACAGCCTCTCTGCCAGGTGGAACTCCGAAGCCACAACTACCTGCACCTACGAACTTCAGTCTTAGCTTCAGTGGCGCTTACGATCATCCGAATTATACCTACTCCCTGAAAATAACGAATAACACAGGCGCGGATATCTCCGGTGGCTGGAAGCTGGAATTCGATCTACCGACAACAACAACCCTGACTTCTGCATGGGGAGCTGGAACTGTAGAGCAAATCTCGACGGCTTGGGACTTTAACCGCTATCGTATTACCGGAACGGCATCCCAAACGATTGCAAACGGAGCCACATTGGAAGTTCCGGGCATGATGAAGCTGAATTTCTCGGGAGGTCCGCAGCGAATTACGCTGAACGGAAGCTCGTCCCAGCAGGAATACGACAAACTGTATGGAGGCATCACTCCAACGCCTACACCTACTCCAACAGCGACAGCGACACCGACACCGACAGCAACACCAACGGCGACGCCAACCGCAACGCCAACACCGAAGCCCACTGTAACACCGACGCCGACTGCAACCATAGCACCTACTCCAACACCAACCGTTGCACCAACGCCGACACCAACTATAGCACCTACTCCAACGCCAACCGTTGCACCAACGCCGACACCAACTACAGTACCTACTTCAACACCAACCGTAACACCAACGCCAACTGCAACACCGAGTCCGGGAATATCTGCCTGGGCAGCAGGAGTAGCATACAAAGCGGGTGATAAGGTTAGCTACAACGGGTTAACGTATACATGTCTGCAGCCCCACACTTCACTTCTGGGCTGGGAACCGACAGCAACACCTGCACTCTGGAAGCTGAACTAA
- a CDS encoding XTP/dITP diphosphatase, with translation MKSDGGILIVATKNKGKVREFEHAFAPLGLTVKSMYDYPDLPDVVEDGATFAENAFKKSKAVGDALGIPVLADDSGLCVDALDGQPGVYSARYAGGNAGDEENNLKLLSELEKLKQGEDTGQPLLSTARFVCTLSLYDPSSGRELTAEGTVEGWITSEPAGGGGFGYDPLFYLAEYEKTMAELTLEEKQRISHRGTALRSLTEKVAAANDLNS, from the coding sequence ATGAAGTCTGACGGCGGTATTCTTATTGTTGCGACGAAGAATAAGGGGAAAGTACGCGAATTCGAGCATGCTTTTGCCCCGCTAGGGCTGACAGTGAAAAGTATGTACGACTATCCGGATCTGCCAGATGTGGTGGAAGACGGAGCCACTTTTGCCGAGAACGCCTTTAAAAAATCCAAAGCCGTAGGTGACGCCCTTGGAATCCCGGTACTCGCCGATGATTCGGGTCTTTGCGTAGACGCTTTGGATGGCCAACCGGGTGTGTACTCTGCACGTTATGCAGGGGGAAATGCAGGAGATGAAGAGAACAATCTGAAGCTGCTTAGCGAACTTGAGAAGCTAAAACAGGGTGAGGATACCGGACAGCCTTTGCTAAGTACAGCCCGTTTTGTCTGTACGTTGTCCTTATACGATCCAAGTTCGGGACGAGAATTAACCGCTGAAGGCACAGTGGAGGGATGGATCACATCCGAACCTGCTGGTGGTGGAGGCTTCGGCTACGATCCGTTGTTTTACTTGGCGGAATATGAAAAGACAATGGCCGAGCTAACGCTCGAAGAGAAGCAGCGGATTAGCCACCGAGGAACTGCGCTAAGGTCGCTGACTGAGAAGGTAGCTGCTGCTAACGACTTGAATTCCTAA
- the rph gene encoding ribonuclease PH: MRSNGRNDDQLRPLTITTQTNKYAEGSVIIEMGDTKVICTATVEEKVPPFLKGQGKGWVTAEYSMLPRATQSRNQREAARGKLTGRTMEIQRLIGRALRSVVNLQALGERSITLDCDVIQADGGTRTASITGAFVAMAFAINKIALQHKLPVFPITDFLGAISVGVVGDKTLLDLNYEEDSKAKVDMNVVMTGGGAFVELQGTGEERPFTRQELDLLLGLGEKGIYELIAAQKEALGAIALKIPSGQPGQEV; encoded by the coding sequence ATGAGATCAAACGGGCGAAACGACGACCAATTACGGCCGCTGACAATAACAACCCAAACGAATAAATATGCTGAGGGCTCCGTGATCATTGAAATGGGAGATACCAAAGTCATTTGTACGGCTACTGTGGAGGAAAAAGTGCCTCCGTTTCTTAAAGGGCAAGGAAAAGGCTGGGTAACCGCTGAATATTCGATGCTTCCTCGGGCAACTCAATCCCGTAATCAGCGTGAAGCTGCACGTGGTAAGCTTACCGGACGGACTATGGAGATCCAACGGCTGATCGGACGAGCGCTTCGTTCCGTAGTGAATTTACAAGCGTTAGGCGAGCGTAGTATTACGCTGGATTGTGATGTAATTCAGGCGGATGGTGGCACGCGGACCGCTTCGATTACAGGTGCTTTTGTTGCTATGGCATTTGCTATTAACAAAATTGCACTTCAGCACAAGTTGCCTGTGTTTCCTATAACAGATTTCTTGGGAGCAATCAGTGTCGGTGTTGTAGGGGATAAAACGCTGCTCGATTTGAATTATGAAGAAGATTCCAAAGCAAAAGTAGATATGAATGTTGTTATGACTGGCGGCGGTGCCTTTGTTGAACTTCAAGGGACTGGCGAAGAAAGACCGTTCACTCGTCAAGAGTTGGATCTTTTGCTGGGTCTAGGTGAGAAGGGAATCTATGAACTGATTGCTGCGCAGAAAGAAGCGCTTGGAGCGATCGCTCTGAAAATCCCTTCAGGCCAGCCGGGCCAAGAGGTGTAG
- a CDS encoding GerMN domain-containing protein, translated as MKPMQQIRGISAVCLLAVPLALSGCGLFGSESASIDAPPPEVEAQMLQTSGNTTLDSGVFGPVTQDDTQTAVKGSTKTSQGNASGDRTTVFLEDGNGLLAPVSLSLPKSKDSSALKNSLMALVSKGEYASSVPEGFLGVLPAGTEVQSVTVDKKSNLAVVEFNKEFNNYDAADERKILEAITWTLTGQDDIKSVQLWVDGKKLTEMPLQGTPLDRPLTRTMGINLPKQGPLLMNSSAVTVYFSTTSPDGIQYYVPVTRFVPAGQEQLTAALNELIAGPESGNGLEMVMTQGTILDSVDAGQNGVVTVSLTDDMFTDGKGVPAEMLESVVLTVAQNSDDSLVQIRLNGKESITDTDNVDYSKPVSAPEYLNEIPL; from the coding sequence ATGAAACCTATGCAACAAATCCGCGGAATCTCCGCAGTATGCTTACTCGCAGTTCCACTGGCACTGTCCGGCTGTGGGCTGTTTGGTTCAGAATCGGCATCGATTGATGCTCCGCCACCAGAGGTTGAAGCACAAATGTTACAGACTAGTGGAAATACTACGTTGGATTCAGGTGTATTCGGTCCTGTGACACAGGATGATACACAGACAGCGGTTAAAGGCAGCACCAAAACTTCACAGGGCAATGCTTCTGGAGACCGGACAACTGTATTTTTGGAAGATGGTAATGGATTACTCGCTCCTGTATCCCTAAGCTTGCCAAAGAGCAAAGATTCCAGCGCACTCAAAAACTCGTTAATGGCATTAGTGAGCAAGGGAGAATATGCCTCATCAGTGCCTGAAGGCTTCCTAGGCGTTCTTCCAGCTGGAACGGAAGTCCAGAGTGTTACGGTAGACAAAAAGTCGAATTTAGCTGTAGTGGAATTTAATAAAGAATTTAATAACTATGATGCTGCGGATGAGCGTAAAATCCTCGAAGCTATCACTTGGACGCTGACCGGTCAAGATGACATTAAAAGCGTACAGCTCTGGGTAGATGGTAAAAAGCTCACAGAGATGCCGCTTCAAGGAACTCCGCTGGATCGTCCATTAACCCGCACAATGGGCATTAACTTGCCGAAGCAAGGTCCACTTCTGATGAACTCCAGTGCGGTTACTGTTTATTTTTCCACAACATCTCCTGACGGTATCCAATATTATGTACCTGTAACCCGCTTTGTACCCGCCGGACAAGAACAGCTGACTGCTGCTTTGAACGAATTGATTGCAGGTCCTGAATCCGGAAATGGTCTGGAAATGGTCATGACACAGGGGACGATACTTGATTCCGTTGATGCTGGGCAGAACGGTGTAGTTACCGTGTCCTTGACGGATGATATGTTCACAGATGGTAAAGGTGTACCCGCTGAAATGCTGGAATCGGTCGTACTGACGGTTGCGCAAAATTCGGATGATTCTCTGGTACAAATTCGCTTGAACGGCAAGGAATCGATTACGGATACAGATAATGTGGACTACAGCAAACCTGTTTCCGCACCTGAATATTTGAATGAGATCCCGTTATAG
- a CDS encoding phosphatidylglycerophosphatase A family protein: MADDKIEKIPYSLNSKAVADATKFWLNKRGVTLEEIAELVMFLQQKYYPNLTMDECIHNVEMVLSKREVQNAVLTGIQLDVLAEEGKLFSPLQDMIENDEGLYGVDEILAFSIVNVYGSIGFTNYGYVDKLKPGVLQRLNDKSTGQIHTYLDDIVGAVAAAASSRIAHRKQAEREIELDLPHTPEDREEAARKLAEYDKTPE, encoded by the coding sequence ATGGCTGATGACAAAATCGAAAAAATTCCGTACAGTCTGAACAGCAAGGCCGTCGCAGATGCGACCAAATTCTGGCTGAACAAGCGTGGAGTAACCCTGGAAGAAATCGCGGAACTCGTTATGTTCCTGCAACAGAAATACTATCCGAATTTAACGATGGATGAATGTATCCATAATGTAGAGATGGTGCTTAGCAAGCGAGAAGTACAAAATGCTGTACTAACAGGCATTCAATTAGATGTACTGGCAGAAGAGGGCAAGCTGTTCTCCCCACTTCAAGATATGATCGAAAATGATGAGGGATTGTACGGCGTAGATGAGATTCTTGCCTTCTCTATCGTGAACGTATACGGCAGTATCGGATTTACCAACTATGGCTATGTGGACAAGCTGAAGCCAGGCGTTCTTCAAAGGTTAAATGACAAAAGTACCGGACAAATCCACACCTATCTCGACGACATCGTTGGAGCCGTGGCGGCGGCAGCCAGTAGCCGAATCGCACACCGCAAGCAAGCGGAGCGCGAAATTGAGCTGGATCTGCCTCACACACCAGAGGATCGCGAAGAGGCCGCTAGGAAACTTGCGGAATATGATAAAACTCCGGAGTGA
- a CDS encoding MBL fold metallo-hydrolase codes for MSKAELTSWDKNILQVSVPMDSPLRQVNSYILSDEDGRVTIIDPGPRSPDTENCWLGILQELDLSWMDIRDIVVTHHHPDHYGLAGWLQSQSGCKVWMTERAHAEARLMWGLGTCEDLGNDVDEDTGEDTGNGVDNDVGINEILPDYFIRHGMTEQWSNGIKAHLESFNSQVEPQPAVSYFNVAEPFRMGGREWELIITGGHAPGHVSLYHADSGLMFCGDAVLPQISPNVSLLPGSDPQPLQTFLQGLRELGSYPVSMAFPGHREPFAGFAHRVSSLLAHHEERLDTAAALLTSGPLSGFAVCEFLFRSRVTTVHQMRFAMSETLAHLAELVRRGRAVMLEADGGFLFAAAESVGEHIS; via the coding sequence ATGTCTAAGGCAGAGCTTACTTCATGGGACAAGAACATTCTCCAAGTCTCGGTACCCATGGACTCGCCTCTTCGTCAAGTGAACAGCTATATCCTCTCGGATGAAGATGGTAGAGTAACTATTATCGATCCGGGCCCGCGCAGCCCGGATACAGAGAATTGCTGGCTCGGGATTTTGCAGGAGCTGGACTTGTCGTGGATGGATATACGGGATATCGTCGTTACGCATCACCATCCCGATCATTACGGATTAGCCGGCTGGCTGCAGTCGCAGAGTGGTTGTAAGGTGTGGATGACGGAGCGCGCCCATGCGGAGGCAAGGTTGATGTGGGGCTTGGGCACTTGTGAAGATCTGGGGAATGACGTGGATGAAGATACAGGTGAAGATACGGGAAATGGCGTAGACAATGATGTAGGCATAAATGAGATCTTACCGGATTATTTCATCCGGCATGGGATGACGGAGCAGTGGTCGAACGGGATTAAAGCCCACTTGGAAAGCTTTAATTCCCAAGTGGAGCCGCAGCCTGCCGTTTCTTATTTCAATGTGGCGGAGCCCTTCAGGATGGGCGGCCGTGAATGGGAGCTCATTATTACCGGCGGACATGCACCGGGGCATGTGAGCCTGTATCATGCTGACAGCGGGCTTATGTTCTGTGGGGACGCTGTGCTCCCGCAGATCTCGCCCAATGTCAGCCTGCTGCCGGGCAGCGATCCACAGCCGCTGCAGACGTTCCTTCAGGGGCTGCGGGAACTGGGCAGCTACCCGGTCAGCATGGCGTTCCCGGGGCATCGAGAGCCCTTCGCTGGCTTCGCGCACCGGGTAAGCAGCCTGCTCGCTCATCATGAGGAGCGGCTGGATACAGCGGCGGCGCTGCTCACCAGCGGTCCGCTCAGCGGATTCGCAGTGTGCGAATTCCTGTTTCGCAGCCGAGTAACGACTGTTCATCAGATGCGCTTTGCGATGAGTGAGACCCTGGCGCATTTGGCGGAATTAGTGCGCCGGGGACGGGCAGTCATGCTGGAGGCAGACGGCGGTTTCTTGTTCGCCGCAGCTGAAAGTGTTGGAGAACATATTAGCTAG